A genomic stretch from Arthrobacter sp. KBS0702 includes:
- a CDS encoding transporter → MVADLLRLKLTLLRNSLRRSPWQLVGLGIGALYALGIVGVAVAGLLLLRQAEIATAQTVVVLGGAAAVLGWAVIPIVASAADLTLDPARFTTFAVPMPQLLAGLALAGLIGIPGASTALVALATVGTWSRGLPAVAGALVGAVLGVLTCVVLSEVVTAGTVGLASSRRFKDVSGVAFLIPLVLMGPIVAGVARGIAGSAGFVAELARFLEWTPAGAAWALGGELAAGHYGAAALKLLIALASLAGLALCWKVLLQRALVTPPFAGTAKKKTSGLGVFGIVPATPTGAIVARSLTYWLRDPRYAGALVVVPLLPVLLLFQASRTGFYGILLFVGPLAAFLLAWSISSDVSYDSTAFALHVSAGVRGLHDRLGRAVACLVFALPVVLAFSVIPLFFTGEWALLPGILGLSLGVLFSGLGLSSVVSARYTMPVPLPGESPFKKPPGNVAQTLAVQFGGMAVLLLLVSPEVALVVLQLAGGGPVTGWICLGVGPVLGIALFAAGVRLGGKWFDARTPELLAQLAVNR, encoded by the coding sequence ATGGTTGCGGACCTTCTGAGGCTCAAGCTGACACTGCTGCGCAACAGCCTCCGGCGCAGCCCCTGGCAGCTGGTGGGCCTGGGCATCGGGGCGCTCTACGCCCTGGGCATCGTGGGCGTCGCCGTCGCGGGGCTGCTGCTCCTGCGCCAGGCCGAGATCGCCACGGCGCAGACGGTCGTGGTCCTGGGCGGCGCTGCCGCGGTGCTGGGTTGGGCCGTCATCCCGATTGTGGCCTCCGCGGCTGACCTGACACTGGACCCCGCCCGCTTCACGACCTTCGCCGTGCCGATGCCGCAACTGCTGGCCGGGCTGGCCCTGGCCGGTCTGATCGGCATCCCGGGAGCGTCGACGGCGCTCGTCGCCCTCGCCACCGTGGGCACCTGGTCGCGGGGCCTTCCCGCCGTGGCCGGGGCGCTGGTCGGCGCGGTCCTCGGCGTGCTGACCTGCGTGGTGCTCTCCGAGGTGGTGACGGCAGGCACGGTGGGCCTGGCCAGTTCCCGTCGCTTCAAGGACGTCAGCGGCGTGGCCTTCCTTATCCCGCTGGTGCTGATGGGCCCGATCGTCGCCGGCGTTGCCCGCGGTATTGCCGGCTCCGCCGGGTTCGTGGCGGAGCTCGCGCGGTTCCTGGAATGGACGCCCGCCGGGGCGGCCTGGGCCCTGGGCGGCGAGCTTGCCGCCGGCCACTACGGGGCCGCCGCCCTCAAGCTGCTCATCGCCCTCGCCAGCCTGGCCGGGCTGGCGCTGTGCTGGAAGGTGCTGCTGCAGCGGGCACTCGTCACCCCGCCCTTCGCCGGCACCGCCAAGAAGAAGACCTCCGGCCTGGGGGTGTTCGGAATCGTCCCAGCCACGCCCACGGGGGCGATCGTGGCGCGCTCCCTGACGTACTGGCTCCGCGATCCGCGCTACGCCGGGGCGCTGGTGGTGGTTCCGCTGTTGCCCGTGCTGCTGCTGTTCCAGGCCAGCCGGACGGGGTTCTACGGCATCCTGCTGTTCGTCGGGCCGCTGGCCGCGTTCCTGCTCGCCTGGTCCATTTCCTCGGACGTCTCCTACGACAGCACGGCCTTCGCGCTGCACGTCTCCGCCGGGGTGCGCGGCCTCCATGACCGGCTGGGACGGGCCGTGGCCTGCCTGGTCTTCGCGCTGCCGGTGGTGCTGGCCTTCAGTGTCATCCCGTTGTTCTTCACCGGGGAGTGGGCGCTCCTGCCCGGAATCCTGGGCCTGTCCCTGGGCGTGCTGTTCAGCGGCCTGGGCCTGTCCTCGGTGGTCTCGGCGCGCTACACCATGCCCGTGCCGCTGCCCGGCGAGAGCCCGTTCAAGAAGCCGCCGGGCAATGTGGCGCAGACCCTGGCCGTACAGTTCGGCGGCATGGCCGTCCTGCTGCTCCTGGTCAGCCCCGAGGTGGCCCTCGTGGTGCTGCAGCTCGCCGGCGGCGGTCCGGTGACCGGCTGGATCTGCCTGGGCGTGGGCCCGGTCCTGGGCATCGCCCTCTTCGCTGCCGGGGTGCGCCTGGGCGGCAAATGGTTCGATGCACGCACTCCCGAGCTCCTCGCGCAGCTGGCCGTCAACCGCTGA
- a CDS encoding ABC transporter ATP-binding protein — MTFVQPPVPALALRGLAKRFGTKIAVDGISLDVPAGSFYGIVGPNGAGKTTTLSMATGLLRPDFGTALVHGVDVWQHPLQAKRLMGVLPDGVRLFDRLTGEQLVSYAGLLRGMERDVVASRVAELLAALDLSQDAATLVVDYSAGMTKKIALASALIHAPRLLVLDEPFESVDPVSAANIRDILDRYVASGGTVIVSSHVMDLVQRMCDHVAVVAGGRVLAAGRLDDVRAGQSLEDRFVQLVGGRSHAEGLEWLRTF, encoded by the coding sequence ATGACATTCGTTCAACCGCCCGTTCCGGCGCTGGCCCTGCGCGGGCTGGCCAAACGCTTCGGCACCAAGATCGCCGTCGACGGCATCAGCCTTGACGTGCCGGCCGGGTCGTTCTACGGGATCGTCGGTCCCAACGGTGCCGGCAAAACGACCACGCTGTCGATGGCGACCGGGCTGCTGAGGCCGGACTTCGGCACCGCACTGGTCCACGGGGTGGATGTCTGGCAGCACCCACTGCAGGCCAAGAGGCTGATGGGTGTGCTGCCGGACGGGGTGCGGCTCTTCGACCGGCTGACCGGCGAGCAGCTGGTGAGCTACGCCGGCCTGCTGCGCGGCATGGAACGGGATGTCGTGGCGTCGCGGGTGGCGGAGTTGCTGGCCGCCCTGGACCTCAGCCAGGACGCGGCCACGCTGGTGGTGGACTACTCCGCCGGCATGACCAAGAAAATCGCGCTGGCCTCGGCCCTGATCCACGCCCCGCGGCTGCTGGTGCTGGACGAGCCGTTCGAATCGGTGGATCCGGTCTCCGCGGCCAACATCCGTGACATCCTGGACCGCTACGTGGCCTCCGGGGGCACGGTCATCGTCTCCAGCCACGTCATGGACCTCGTTCAGCGGATGTGCGACCACGTCGCCGTGGTCGCGGGCGGCCGCGTGCTGGCAGCGGGCCGACTCGACGACGTCCGCGCAGGCCAGTCGCTGGAGGACCGCTTCGTCCAGCTGGTGGGCGGCCGCAGCCACGCGGAAGGGCTGGAATGGTTGCGGACCTTCTGA
- a CDS encoding NADH:flavin oxidoreductase/NADH oxidase: MGSALFSPLELRSLRLEHRGWVSPMCQYSCEPETGEGVPNDWHLMHLGSFATGGAALILTEAAAVNAAGRISPRDAGLYNDAQAEAWERIVAFVHRHGSANAKIGTQLAHAGRKASSYWPFSGKSGTVPASDGGWSTVGPGTGAFDGYAPPSAMTEEEIDGVIADFSAAAVRAVGAGFDTIEIHGAHGYLLHQFQSPLVNDRTDSWGGNEQGRNRLTLAVVDAVRAVIPDSMPLLLRISASDWAEGGIDAEASVRLARAAGEHGVDLVDVSSGGAVAHQSIPVGPGYQTGFSARIRREAGVRTGTVGLLTSAGQAEHAVATGQADGVFIARAALRDPHWWLRAAFELGHELAWPPQYERAIPRHSF, translated from the coding sequence GTGGGGTCGGCCCTGTTTAGCCCGCTGGAGCTGCGCTCGCTGCGGCTGGAGCACCGCGGCTGGGTGTCGCCGATGTGCCAGTACAGCTGCGAGCCGGAGACCGGCGAGGGCGTGCCCAATGACTGGCATCTGATGCATCTCGGATCCTTTGCCACCGGGGGAGCCGCGCTGATCCTGACCGAGGCCGCCGCCGTCAACGCCGCGGGCCGGATCAGCCCGCGCGACGCGGGCCTCTACAACGATGCCCAGGCCGAGGCCTGGGAGCGGATCGTGGCCTTTGTGCACCGCCACGGCTCGGCCAATGCCAAGATCGGCACCCAGCTGGCGCATGCCGGACGCAAGGCGTCCTCCTACTGGCCGTTCTCCGGCAAGAGCGGCACGGTCCCGGCTTCCGACGGCGGCTGGAGCACCGTGGGCCCGGGCACCGGAGCCTTTGACGGCTACGCGCCGCCGTCGGCCATGACGGAGGAGGAGATCGACGGCGTGATCGCCGACTTCTCCGCCGCAGCCGTCCGCGCCGTCGGGGCCGGTTTCGACACGATCGAAATCCACGGTGCCCACGGCTACCTGCTGCACCAGTTCCAGAGCCCCTTGGTCAACGACCGCACGGACAGCTGGGGCGGCAACGAGCAGGGACGAAACCGGCTGACCCTGGCCGTCGTTGACGCCGTCCGGGCCGTGATCCCCGACTCGATGCCGCTGCTGCTGCGCATCTCCGCCTCCGACTGGGCCGAGGGCGGCATCGACGCCGAGGCCTCGGTGCGGCTGGCCCGCGCTGCGGGCGAACACGGGGTGGACCTCGTGGACGTCTCCAGCGGCGGGGCCGTGGCGCACCAATCGATTCCGGTGGGCCCCGGCTACCAGACGGGATTCAGCGCCCGGATCCGGCGCGAAGCCGGGGTCCGGACCGGCACCGTGGGGCTGCTGACCTCGGCGGGCCAGGCCGAGCACGCCGTCGCCACCGGCCAGGCCGATGGCGTCTTTATCGCCAGGGCCGCGCTCCGGGACCCGCACTGGTGGCTGCGGGCTGCCTTCGAGCTGGGCCACGAGCTGGCCTGGCCGCCGCAGTACGAACGGGCCATCCCGCGTCATTCGTTCTAG
- a CDS encoding tetratricopeptide repeat protein: protein MTSPASRPVPPAAANPLNLRGAVDLSSLKQRPAPPAGAGAGQPPVPGAAPGGPDGSAAAPLRVDVTEANFQELVDLSAQVPVVIALWAGYSPGSAQLVDVLERIVESYGGRLVLGAADIEAFPQLAQAFQVQAVPTAVALVKGQPVPLFQGGADEQQVRSLFDELLKVAAANGVTGRIGAGGPGAAEPEAPPLPPLHQKAFDAIEAGDYAGAAAAYRQALTEMPADAEAKAGLAQVELMGRLQALSAAETDALRGRAADEPDNLEAQLAVSDLDIAGGHVEDGLGRIVAFIGRNFGPERETARVRLLELFDVVGTSDDRVAKARQNLARVLF, encoded by the coding sequence ATGACTTCGCCAGCTTCCCGCCCGGTCCCTCCAGCTGCCGCCAATCCGCTCAACCTGCGGGGCGCCGTCGACCTTTCCTCGCTGAAGCAGCGTCCCGCGCCGCCCGCGGGCGCCGGTGCCGGCCAGCCGCCGGTCCCCGGAGCCGCTCCCGGCGGCCCGGACGGCTCCGCCGCGGCGCCGCTGCGGGTGGACGTCACCGAGGCCAACTTCCAGGAACTCGTGGACCTCTCCGCCCAGGTTCCGGTGGTGATCGCCCTCTGGGCCGGCTACTCGCCTGGCTCCGCCCAGCTCGTCGATGTGCTGGAGCGGATCGTGGAGAGCTACGGGGGCCGGCTGGTGCTCGGCGCCGCCGATATTGAGGCCTTTCCCCAGCTGGCGCAGGCGTTCCAGGTCCAGGCAGTTCCGACGGCCGTCGCCCTGGTCAAGGGCCAGCCCGTGCCGCTGTTCCAGGGCGGGGCGGACGAACAGCAGGTGCGCAGCCTGTTTGACGAACTCCTCAAGGTCGCCGCAGCCAACGGCGTGACCGGCCGGATCGGAGCCGGCGGACCCGGCGCGGCGGAGCCCGAGGCCCCGCCGCTGCCGCCGCTGCACCAGAAAGCCTTCGACGCCATCGAAGCCGGCGATTACGCCGGCGCCGCGGCGGCGTACCGGCAGGCGCTGACCGAGATGCCTGCCGACGCCGAGGCCAAAGCCGGCCTGGCCCAGGTGGAGCTGATGGGCCGCCTGCAGGCGTTGTCCGCAGCGGAAACCGACGCCCTCCGCGGCCGTGCCGCCGACGAGCCGGACAACCTCGAGGCCCAGCTGGCCGTCTCCGACCTGGACATCGCCGGCGGCCACGTCGAGGACGGCCTTGGCCGGATCGTGGCGTTCATTGGCCGGAACTTCGGGCCCGAACGCGAAACTGCCCGGGTGCGCCTGCTGGAGCTGTTCGACGTGGTGGGAACCTCGGATGACCGGGTCGCCAAGGCCCGGCAGAACCTCGCGCGGGTGCTGTTCTAG
- a CDS encoding AI-2E family transporter, whose translation MTEPTDPSLSGHAATQESGSQPRGPLEPAPQPSAPRAAAAGFLISMARRLRQPLPGAQPRLRFEMPPEQEEEAAAADSGSTARFGDPGPRMSAQHPLYVGFMGTVGVGAALLVYWIGSNTTQLLLWIVTALFIALGLDPVVRWLEGRKVPRPAGILVSVAVLALAVTGFFATLIPTIVQQVTQIVQEAPHWVQDFIDSDFFRTLDNQFGVRERISQELEKFVNNPEAMGGIFGGVVGFGSTVANGLFGALIVLVLSLYFLSAMPSMKKWGYRLAPRSRRARVEALSEEITGSVGNYVIGQVCVALLNATFAFIVMSIVGVPFAVLLAFVVALLAFIPLVGGMIAGVLVTLIALTAGWQTAVVFAICYFAYLQFEAYFISPRIMQKAVAVPGAVAVISVIAGGSLLGVLGALIAIPTAAAIMLLVKEIFIVRQDKH comes from the coding sequence GTGACTGAACCCACGGATCCGTCCCTTTCAGGACACGCAGCCACCCAGGAATCCGGTAGCCAGCCACGCGGCCCGCTCGAGCCGGCCCCGCAGCCTTCCGCCCCGCGCGCGGCAGCAGCCGGCTTCCTGATCTCGATGGCTCGCCGTCTGCGCCAGCCGCTGCCCGGAGCCCAGCCCCGGTTGCGTTTCGAAATGCCCCCCGAGCAGGAGGAGGAGGCGGCCGCCGCCGACAGCGGGAGCACCGCGCGCTTCGGCGACCCTGGTCCCCGGATGTCCGCCCAGCACCCGCTGTACGTCGGCTTTATGGGCACCGTCGGCGTCGGCGCGGCCCTGCTGGTCTACTGGATCGGTTCCAACACCACCCAGTTGCTGCTCTGGATCGTCACCGCGCTCTTTATCGCCCTCGGCCTGGATCCGGTGGTCCGCTGGCTCGAGGGCCGGAAGGTGCCGCGGCCGGCGGGCATCCTGGTCTCGGTCGCCGTCCTTGCCCTGGCCGTCACCGGCTTCTTCGCCACCCTGATCCCCACGATCGTCCAGCAGGTGACCCAGATCGTGCAGGAAGCACCGCACTGGGTCCAGGATTTCATCGACTCCGATTTCTTCCGCACGCTCGACAACCAGTTCGGCGTGCGTGAGCGCATCAGCCAGGAACTCGAGAAGTTCGTCAACAACCCGGAAGCCATGGGTGGCATCTTCGGCGGCGTTGTGGGCTTCGGCTCCACCGTGGCCAACGGCCTGTTCGGCGCCCTGATCGTCCTGGTCCTGAGCCTCTACTTCCTCTCCGCCATGCCGTCCATGAAGAAGTGGGGCTACCGGCTGGCGCCGCGGTCACGCCGCGCCCGGGTCGAGGCGCTGTCCGAGGAAATCACCGGCTCCGTCGGCAACTACGTCATCGGCCAGGTCTGCGTGGCGCTGCTGAACGCAACCTTCGCCTTCATTGTGATGTCGATCGTGGGCGTCCCGTTCGCGGTCCTGCTCGCCTTCGTTGTGGCCCTGCTGGCCTTCATCCCCCTGGTGGGCGGCATGATCGCGGGCGTCCTGGTCACCCTGATCGCGCTCACCGCGGGCTGGCAGACGGCAGTGGTTTTCGCGATCTGCTACTTCGCCTACCTCCAGTTCGAGGCCTACTTCATCTCCCCGCGCATCATGCAGAAGGCCGTTGCGGTCCCCGGCGCCGTGGCCGTGATCTCGGTCATCGCCGGCGGCAGCCTGCTCGGCGTGCTCGGCGCCCTGATCGCCATCCCGACGGCAGCCGCGATCATGCTGCTGGTGAAGGAAATCTTCATCGTGCGCCAGGACAAGCACTAA